Proteins encoded together in one Lathyrus oleraceus cultivar Zhongwan6 chromosome 5, CAAS_Psat_ZW6_1.0, whole genome shotgun sequence window:
- the LOC127079840 gene encoding uncharacterized protein LOC127079840, with translation MAASSFSVTLTTKIPKITSSSHHKSHNSQITHLRFKPSPIRTLLHFTHKPISLHTNAVSVQCLFTGLVEEIGTVKQIGASPDGGFDLKVNTKTVLDGVNLGDSIAVNGTCLTVTEFDTKASDFTVGLAPETLRSGFQFGKGSFSQRLRG, from the coding sequence ATGGCTGCTTCTTCATTTTCCGTTACCTTAACCACCAAAATCCCCAAAATCACTTCTTCAAGCCACCACAAATCCCATAATTCCCAAATTACCCATCTCCGATTCAAACCTTCCCCTATTCGCACCCTCCTTCACTTCACACACAAACCAATTAGCCTCCATACCAACGCCGTCTCAGTCCAATGCCTCTTCACCGGCCTCGTCGAAGAAATCGGCACCGTCAAGCAAATCGGAGCGTCCCCTGACGGCGGGTTCGACTTAAAGGTCAACACAAAGACAGTTCTCGACGGCGTCAATCTCGGCGACAGCATCGCCGTCAACGGCACATGTCTCACCGTGACAGAATTCGACACGAAAGCTTCCGATTTCACCGTCGGTTTAGCCCCGGAGACGCTGCGATCCGGCTTTCAATTCGGAAAGGGAAGTTTTTCACAGCGTCTCCGGGGCTAA